In Providencia rettgeri, the following proteins share a genomic window:
- the serA gene encoding phosphoglycerate dehydrogenase: MVKVSLQKDKIKFLLLEGVHQSAVDNLKAAGYTNIEYHKSALSDEELKEAIKDARFVGIRSRTHLTEEIFAAAEKLVAVGCFCIGTNQVDLDAAAKRGIPVFNAPFSNTRSVAEMVLGQLLLLLRRIPEANMQAHRGIWEKQAKGCFEARGKRLGIVGYGHIGTQLGILAEGIGMNVFFYDIENKLPLGNATQVRSLTELLNMSDVVSLHVPETPSTKNMFAKEQFDRMKPGSIFINASRGTVVDIPSLAAALETKHLSGAAVDVFPSEPAANNDPNDPFISELIKFDNVILTPHIGGSTEEAQENIGLEVASKLAKYSDNGSTLSAVNFPEVSLPVHTEDTNRFLHIHENRPGILNSINQVFTENNINVVGQYLRTSGNVGYVVIDVLMQTPNQTDEALQKLKDLPGTIRARLLF; this comes from the coding sequence ATGGTTAAGGTATCTTTGCAAAAAGACAAAATTAAATTTTTACTGCTAGAAGGTGTGCACCAAAGTGCGGTTGATAACTTAAAAGCCGCAGGCTACACCAATATTGAATATCACAAAAGTGCGTTATCCGACGAAGAATTAAAAGAAGCGATTAAAGATGCACGTTTTGTAGGTATCCGTTCCCGTACTCATCTTACTGAAGAAATTTTCGCTGCAGCAGAAAAACTCGTTGCAGTAGGTTGTTTTTGTATTGGAACCAACCAAGTTGATTTAGATGCTGCGGCAAAACGTGGTATCCCTGTATTTAACGCACCATTTTCGAATACACGTTCCGTTGCAGAAATGGTATTAGGCCAATTATTACTTTTACTACGTCGTATTCCTGAAGCCAATATGCAAGCACACCGAGGTATTTGGGAAAAACAAGCTAAAGGCTGTTTTGAAGCGCGTGGTAAGCGCCTTGGGATTGTTGGATATGGTCACATTGGTACTCAGCTAGGGATCTTAGCTGAAGGTATCGGTATGAATGTTTTCTTCTATGATATTGAAAACAAACTCCCTTTAGGTAACGCAACTCAAGTTCGCTCTTTAACTGAACTGCTGAATATGAGTGATGTGGTTAGCTTACATGTGCCTGAAACCCCAAGTACGAAGAATATGTTTGCTAAAGAACAATTCGATCGTATGAAGCCTGGCTCTATATTCATTAACGCATCACGTGGAACAGTCGTGGATATTCCTTCACTGGCCGCTGCGTTAGAAACCAAGCATTTATCAGGTGCTGCGGTGGATGTCTTCCCAAGTGAACCCGCTGCGAACAATGACCCTAATGACCCATTTATCTCTGAATTGATTAAGTTCGACAATGTGATTTTAACACCGCACATTGGGGGCTCTACAGAAGAAGCTCAAGAAAACATTGGGTTAGAAGTGGCAAGTAAACTGGCTAAGTATTCAGATAACGGTTCAACATTATCGGCGGTTAACTTCCCAGAGGTTTCTCTGCCAGTTCATACTGAAGACACAAACCGTTTCTTGCATATTCATGAAAACCGCCCTGGTATTTTGAATAGCATCAACCAAGTCTTCACTGAAAATAACATTAACGTTGTTGGCCAGTATTTACGTACATCAGGCAACGTAGGTTATGTGGTTATTGACGTATTAATGCAAACGCCAAACCAAACAGATGAAGCACTCCAGAAATTAAAAGATTTGCCTGGAACCATTCGCGCGCGTTTACTGTTCTAA
- a CDS encoding oxidative stress defense protein: MKLKSLVLAAMVAGAAVPTMSLADPLPNGPHITTSGNAIVKATPDMATLNILVTVTAKDAAAAKAGVDKRVAEYFEFLKKNGIEKEDINAANVRTQPKYDYSSVKQKSTIEGYTATRSVEVKVKKLDQLNVLLDGALAAGLNEINSVQFGVANPQQYRDEARSQAIKNATEQANILAKGFNVQLGPVYSINYNAPAAVPYPMAARNYAGAMKASVAEDLKIDETYEQQSIDFNDQVDVVFELKR, translated from the coding sequence GTGAAATTAAAATCTTTAGTTTTAGCTGCGATGGTAGCAGGTGCTGCGGTTCCTACCATGTCTTTGGCTGACCCGTTACCCAATGGCCCACACATTACAACTTCGGGTAATGCAATAGTAAAAGCGACTCCAGATATGGCGACGCTGAACATTCTTGTGACAGTCACTGCAAAAGATGCGGCAGCTGCCAAAGCTGGCGTCGATAAGCGAGTTGCAGAGTATTTTGAGTTTCTTAAGAAAAACGGCATTGAAAAAGAAGATATTAACGCGGCAAATGTGCGAACTCAGCCTAAATATGATTACAGTAGTGTGAAGCAAAAATCAACCATCGAAGGCTACACGGCAACACGCTCTGTTGAAGTGAAAGTGAAGAAATTAGACCAACTTAATGTCTTGTTAGATGGTGCTTTAGCCGCAGGCCTGAATGAAATCAACTCAGTACAGTTTGGTGTTGCCAACCCGCAACAGTACCGTGATGAAGCACGGTCTCAAGCGATTAAAAATGCCACAGAACAAGCCAATATCTTAGCTAAAGGCTTTAATGTCCAGTTAGGTCCTGTGTATAGCATTAACTATAATGCACCCGCTGCGGTGCCATATCCAATGGCGGCAAGGAATTATGCTGGGGCGATGAAAGCCTCTGTTGCTGAAGATCTCAAAATTGATGAGACCTATGAACAACAGAGTATTGATTTTAATGACCAAGTCGATGTGGTATTTGAATTAAAACGCTAG
- the gcvT gene encoding glycine cleavage system aminomethyltransferase GcvT, producing the protein MVKQTTLYDEHIACGAKMVDFHGWMMPLHYGSQINEHNFVRTEAGMFDVSHMTIVDLHGEGCRDFLRYLLANDINKLTEQGKALYTGMLNASGGVIDDLIVYYFADDFYRLVVNSATRDKDLAWIEQHAKGYAVEIRVRDDLALLAVQGPQAPEKVHSLLSSEQKNSIEGMKPFYGVQAGDLFIATTGYTGEKGYEIAMPKEQVVEFWHKLLKAGVHPAGLGARDTLRLEAGMNLYGQDMDETISPLAANMGWTVAWKPEERQFIGREALEKLREQGTEKLVGIVMREKGILRAGQVVRFTDELGKLQEGVITSGSFSPTLGFSIALARVPNGIQDKAIVEIRQREMPVEVVKPGFVREGNRLV; encoded by the coding sequence ATGGTAAAGCAAACAACACTATATGATGAACATATAGCCTGCGGTGCAAAAATGGTCGATTTTCATGGTTGGATGATGCCGTTGCATTATGGTTCGCAGATCAATGAACATAATTTTGTCAGAACCGAAGCAGGGATGTTTGATGTATCCCATATGACTATTGTCGATTTACACGGTGAAGGTTGTCGTGATTTTCTGCGTTACCTTCTCGCCAACGATATCAATAAACTCACAGAACAAGGCAAAGCTTTATATACAGGTATGCTGAATGCTTCCGGTGGTGTTATTGATGACCTGATTGTGTATTACTTTGCTGATGACTTTTATCGTCTCGTTGTAAACTCCGCAACACGTGATAAAGACCTCGCTTGGATTGAACAACATGCTAAAGGCTATGCGGTTGAAATTCGTGTGCGCGATGATTTAGCGCTCTTGGCTGTTCAAGGGCCGCAAGCGCCAGAAAAGGTTCATTCGTTACTCAGTTCAGAACAAAAAAACAGCATCGAAGGAATGAAACCCTTTTATGGTGTTCAAGCCGGGGACTTATTTATTGCAACCACTGGGTATACGGGTGAAAAAGGTTATGAAATTGCTATGCCTAAAGAGCAGGTCGTTGAATTTTGGCATAAACTGCTTAAGGCAGGGGTTCACCCAGCGGGTTTAGGGGCACGTGATACTTTACGTCTTGAAGCCGGTATGAACCTATATGGGCAAGATATGGATGAAACGATTTCGCCATTAGCTGCAAATATGGGATGGACGGTTGCTTGGAAACCTGAAGAGCGCCAGTTTATTGGCCGTGAAGCATTAGAAAAATTACGCGAACAAGGTACTGAAAAACTTGTCGGTATTGTGATGCGTGAAAAAGGTATACTGCGTGCAGGGCAAGTTGTCCGCTTTACTGATGAACTGGGGAAACTACAAGAAGGGGTGATAACCAGTGGCTCTTTCTCACCAACCCTAGGTTTTAGTATTGCGTTAGCACGTGTCCCGAACGGAATTCAAGATAAAGCGATTGTTGAGATCAGACAAAGAGAAATGCCAGTTGAAGTCGTTAAGCCAGGCTTTGTCCGTGAAGGAAACCGCTTAGTGTAA
- the pepP gene encoding Xaa-Pro aminopeptidase, whose protein sequence is MNKQEFISRRNALLAQMQSGSAAIIFSAPPAQRNADCEYPYRQHSDFLYLTGFSEPEAVLVLIKSDEKHSHTVLFNRVRDLTAEIWFGRRLGQDAAPEKLGIDKALPFNEIEEQLYQLLNGLDVVYHAQGEFAYADKLVFDALDILRKGSRRNLRAPQTLVDWRPIVHEMRLFKSEEEINTLRMAGRISALAHVRAMETCRPNMYEYQLCGELEHEFTRHGARFPSYNSIVGSGENACILHYTENESLMKDGELVLIDAGAEFDGYAGDITRTFPVNGKFSQAQREIYDIVLKALNTALALYRPGTSIHEVTREIVRIKTEGLVALGILQGDVDQLIENKAYHPFFMHGLSHWLGLDVHDVGFYGTDRDRILEVGMVLTVEPGLYIAPDADVPPQYRGIGVRIEDDIVITENGNENLTDLVVKDPDEIEALMAAATHNLG, encoded by the coding sequence ATGAATAAACAGGAATTTATTTCTCGTCGCAATGCATTATTGGCTCAAATGCAATCAGGCAGTGCAGCAATTATTTTCTCAGCGCCTCCAGCGCAACGTAATGCGGATTGCGAATACCCGTATCGTCAACATAGCGACTTTCTGTATTTAACGGGGTTTAGTGAGCCTGAAGCCGTATTAGTCCTGATTAAAAGCGATGAGAAACATAGCCATACTGTTCTTTTTAACCGTGTTCGTGATTTAACCGCTGAGATTTGGTTTGGTCGCCGCCTTGGGCAAGACGCCGCACCTGAAAAATTAGGTATTGATAAAGCGTTACCTTTCAATGAAATAGAAGAGCAACTTTATCAATTACTGAATGGCCTCGACGTGGTTTATCATGCACAAGGTGAGTTTGCCTATGCCGATAAATTGGTATTTGATGCCTTAGATATTCTACGTAAAGGTAGCCGTCGTAACTTACGCGCGCCACAAACATTGGTTGATTGGCGGCCGATTGTCCATGAAATGCGCTTATTTAAGTCGGAAGAAGAAATTAATACCCTGCGTATGGCTGGGCGAATTTCTGCTCTAGCACACGTCAGAGCAATGGAAACTTGCCGGCCGAATATGTATGAATACCAACTTTGTGGTGAGTTAGAACATGAATTTACTCGCCATGGTGCACGTTTCCCTTCATATAACTCCATTGTGGGTAGTGGTGAAAATGCCTGTATTTTGCACTACACCGAAAATGAGAGCCTAATGAAAGATGGCGAACTCGTGTTAATTGATGCGGGTGCAGAATTTGATGGCTATGCAGGGGATATCACGCGAACTTTCCCAGTTAATGGCAAATTTAGCCAAGCACAACGAGAAATTTACGATATCGTCCTTAAAGCGTTAAATACCGCATTAGCTTTATATCGTCCGGGTACCAGTATCCATGAGGTGACACGTGAGATTGTGCGTATCAAAACAGAAGGTCTTGTTGCACTTGGAATTTTACAAGGCGATGTGGATCAATTGATCGAAAACAAGGCATATCATCCATTCTTTATGCATGGTTTAAGTCACTGGTTAGGGTTAGATGTACATGATGTGGGTTTTTATGGCACAGACCGAGACCGTATACTTGAAGTGGGGATGGTATTAACTGTCGAGCCTGGTTTATATATTGCACCAGATGCAGATGTGCCGCCACAATATCGCGGTATTGGTGTACGTATCGAAGATGATATTGTGATCACCGAAAACGGAAATGAAAACTTAACAGATTTAGTCGTGAAAGACCCTGATGAAATTGAAGCCCTAATGGCGGCAGCAACGCACAATTTAGGGTAG
- the rpiA gene encoding ribose-5-phosphate isomerase RpiA: MTQDELKKAVGWAALDYVKPGTIVGVGTGSTASHFIDALATMKGQIEGAVSSSEASTQKLKSLGITVFDCNEVDSLDVYVDGADEVDHHMNMIKGGGAALTREKIVSAIAKTFVCIVDESKLVDVLGKFPLPVEVIPMARSYVARELVKLGGTPEYRQNVITDNGNVILDVHNLNIVDPVALENTINGIAGVVTVGLFANRGADVVLMGTANEGVKTIKL; encoded by the coding sequence ATGACTCAGGATGAATTAAAAAAAGCGGTAGGTTGGGCTGCACTTGATTATGTAAAACCGGGCACTATTGTTGGTGTTGGAACGGGGTCAACGGCTTCACACTTCATTGATGCATTAGCGACAATGAAAGGTCAAATAGAAGGTGCGGTATCAAGCTCAGAAGCATCAACTCAAAAACTAAAATCACTGGGAATTACAGTATTTGATTGTAATGAAGTGGATTCATTAGATGTTTATGTTGATGGTGCTGATGAAGTTGACCATCACATGAATATGATCAAAGGCGGTGGTGCGGCTTTAACACGTGAAAAAATTGTTTCAGCAATTGCAAAAACCTTTGTCTGTATTGTTGATGAGTCTAAGCTAGTTGATGTGTTAGGTAAATTTCCACTACCCGTCGAAGTGATCCCAATGGCGCGTAGCTATGTGGCACGTGAACTGGTCAAATTGGGGGGTACGCCAGAGTACCGTCAAAATGTGATTACTGATAACGGCAATGTGATTTTAGATGTCCATAATTTAAATATCGTTGACCCTGTGGCATTAGAAAATACGATTAATGGGATTGCGGGGGTTGTAACCGTTGGGTTATTCGCCAATCGCGGTGCTGATGTTGTTTTGATGGGGACTGCAAACGAAGGTGTGAAAACCATCAAGCTATAA
- the ubiI gene encoding FAD-dependent 2-octaprenylphenol hydroxylase: MQSFDVVIAGGGMVGLALACGLEGSGLRVAVIENHPPKVPFSAAEPHALRVSAINAASEKLLTHLGVWSTIKGMRASAYNGMEVWDNDSFGRITFTAQERNLTHLGHIVENNVVRDALWQKVSQLRDVTLLAPATIKKVVWGENDVFITLDDENMLTARLIVGADGANSWLRSHADIPLTFWDYEHTALVATIRTEKPHEGVARQAFDGESILAFLPLSDPHLCSIVWSQPATEAARRQSLAPADFNKELAVAFDVHLGLCQVESDRLTIPLTGRYARQFAAQRLALLGDAAHTIHPLAGQGVNLGFMDVAMLIGEIKRLHREGKDFGQYLYLRDYERSRKHSAALMLAGMQGFRELFDGNNPAKKLLRDIGLVLADSLPGVKPQLLNHAMGLFDMPKWLEQLQVEDAL; encoded by the coding sequence ATGCAGTCATTTGATGTGGTTATCGCCGGTGGTGGTATGGTTGGGTTAGCACTCGCTTGTGGGCTTGAAGGGAGTGGACTACGTGTTGCGGTCATTGAAAATCATCCACCGAAGGTGCCATTCAGTGCCGCAGAGCCGCACGCATTAAGGGTATCTGCCATTAATGCAGCAAGTGAGAAGTTACTGACCCACTTAGGTGTATGGTCAACCATTAAAGGAATGCGAGCTTCAGCTTATAATGGCATGGAAGTTTGGGATAACGACAGTTTTGGGCGAATTACGTTTACCGCTCAAGAACGTAACCTAACCCATTTAGGGCATATTGTTGAGAACAATGTTGTACGTGATGCCCTATGGCAAAAAGTATCGCAACTTCGCGATGTGACATTATTAGCCCCCGCAACGATTAAAAAAGTGGTGTGGGGGGAAAACGATGTTTTTATTACGTTAGATGATGAAAACATGTTAACAGCGCGGTTAATTGTGGGGGCTGACGGGGCAAACTCGTGGTTGCGTAGCCATGCCGATATTCCATTAACCTTTTGGGATTATGAACATACCGCGTTAGTTGCTACGATCCGAACCGAAAAACCTCACGAAGGCGTTGCTCGCCAAGCTTTTGATGGTGAAAGTATTTTGGCATTTTTACCATTAAGTGACCCACACCTTTGTTCGATTGTCTGGTCTCAACCGGCCACGGAGGCAGCAAGACGCCAGTCTTTAGCACCCGCTGATTTTAATAAAGAACTGGCAGTTGCGTTTGATGTTCACCTTGGCCTCTGCCAAGTTGAAAGTGACCGATTAACCATTCCTCTGACGGGGCGCTATGCAAGGCAATTTGCGGCTCAACGTTTAGCGCTGTTAGGGGATGCGGCACATACCATCCATCCATTAGCTGGCCAAGGGGTTAACCTTGGGTTTATGGATGTCGCCATGCTAATCGGTGAAATAAAACGTTTGCACCGTGAAGGTAAAGACTTTGGCCAATACTTATATTTGCGTGATTATGAACGTAGCCGCAAACATAGTGCAGCACTGATGTTGGCGGGTATGCAAGGTTTCCGTGAATTGTTCGATGGTAATAACCCTGCGAAGAAATTACTTCGTGATATCGGGCTGGTCTTAGCGGACAGTTTGCCAGGGGTTAAACCGCAATTATTAAACCATGCGATGGGTCTGTTTGATATGCCTAAGTGGTTGGAACAGTTACAAGTCGAAGACGCCCTCTAA
- a CDS encoding YecA family protein: protein MSIQKSLPNYESLDKLLQQHSIALTAAEIHGLITGLICGGGRDHSWQTLVHDLANDGLAFPQTVSQPLRELFDTTFDALDDSEFAFTLLFPSEEASIFDHADALAGWVNHFLLGMGVTQPKLADKKEISEVITDLRNIGMLGYDEDEDQEELEQALEEVVEYVRVAVQLCYIALIEPTKGPTAVENDKPVLH from the coding sequence ATGTCTATACAAAAATCTTTACCAAACTATGAATCACTGGACAAATTGCTACAACAGCACTCAATCGCACTTACTGCTGCGGAGATCCATGGTCTAATAACCGGGTTGATCTGTGGTGGGGGCCGTGACCATAGCTGGCAAACGTTGGTCCATGACCTTGCTAACGATGGATTAGCGTTCCCACAAACGGTTTCGCAGCCATTACGAGAGCTCTTCGATACCACATTTGACGCACTTGATGATAGCGAATTTGCATTTACCCTGCTATTTCCTAGCGAAGAAGCGTCTATTTTTGACCATGCTGATGCGTTGGCGGGTTGGGTTAATCACTTTTTATTAGGTATGGGGGTTACACAACCGAAACTGGCTGATAAAAAAGAGATAAGCGAAGTTATCACAGATTTACGCAATATTGGTATGCTTGGTTATGACGAAGACGAAGACCAAGAAGAACTTGAGCAAGCGTTAGAAGAAGTAGTTGAGTATGTCAGGGTGGCAGTGCAATTATGTTACATTGCGTTGATTGAGCCGACTAAAGGCCCTACAGCTGTAGAAAATGATAAACCGGTTCTTCATTAG
- a CDS encoding LysR family transcriptional regulator ArgP — MKRPDYRALQALDAVIRERGFERAAQKLCITQSAVSQRIKQLENLFGQPLLVRTVPPHPTEQGQKLLALLHQVELLEEQWLGDENSGSTPLLLSLAVNADSLATWFLPALNPVLGNSPIRLNIQVEDETRTQERLRRGEVVGAISIQPQALPGCLVDKLGALDYIFVASPDFAAKYFPDGVTRSSLLKAPAVAFDHLDDMHQAFVQQNFGLSPGSVPCHIVNSSEAFVQLAKQGSTCCMIPHLQIASELANGELVDLTPGLCQRRMLYWHRFAPESRTMKKVTDALLKTGRQMLKQEDEPAKS; from the coding sequence ATGAAGCGCCCTGACTATCGCGCATTACAAGCACTGGATGCCGTTATCCGTGAACGCGGCTTTGAGCGCGCGGCTCAAAAGCTCTGCATCACGCAGTCTGCTGTGTCTCAACGCATAAAGCAGTTAGAAAACCTATTTGGGCAACCTCTGCTGGTACGTACCGTTCCGCCACATCCAACTGAACAAGGGCAAAAACTGCTAGCACTGCTTCATCAAGTCGAACTGTTAGAAGAGCAATGGTTAGGGGATGAAAATAGTGGCTCAACCCCTTTGTTACTGTCACTTGCCGTCAACGCCGACAGCTTGGCAACTTGGTTTCTCCCAGCCCTAAACCCTGTATTAGGCAATAGCCCTATTCGCCTAAATATTCAGGTTGAAGATGAAACACGAACCCAAGAACGCTTAAGACGCGGTGAAGTGGTCGGCGCTATCAGTATTCAGCCCCAAGCCTTACCGGGTTGTTTAGTCGATAAACTTGGCGCCCTAGACTATATTTTTGTGGCCTCACCAGACTTCGCTGCGAAATACTTCCCAGATGGCGTGACTCGCTCTTCGTTACTAAAAGCCCCTGCAGTTGCTTTCGACCATTTAGACGATATGCACCAAGCCTTCGTACAACAAAACTTTGGTTTATCGCCCGGCAGTGTTCCATGTCATATCGTGAACTCCTCTGAGGCCTTTGTACAGTTAGCAAAACAGGGCTCTACCTGCTGTATGATCCCACATTTGCAGATAGCAAGTGAATTAGCGAATGGTGAGTTGGTTGATTTAACCCCAGGGTTATGTCAGAGACGGATGCTTTACTGGCACCGCTTTGCACCTGAAAGCCGCACAATGAAAAAGGTGACTGACGCCCTATTAAAAACGGGGCGCCAGATGTTAAAACAAGAAGATGAGCCCGCAAAAAGCTAG
- a CDS encoding 5-formyltetrahydrofolate cyclo-ligase, with the protein MQDSLSTQRQLVRQAIRQARRQLSLEQQQSAAEQLMHNALSHPKIAQANTIALFLSFDGEIDTKPLIHALWAQGKQVYLPVLHPFSRHHLLFLHYRPDSQLVKNRFNIDEPPLDVRNVLPLEKLDIMLIPLVAFDTQGQRLGMGGGFYDRTLANWQQTGFYPIGLAHNCQQVEKLPVAHWDIPLPEIITPQKIWRWS; encoded by the coding sequence ATGCAAGATTCTCTCTCGACACAACGCCAGCTGGTACGTCAAGCTATCCGTCAGGCACGCCGCCAACTAAGCCTTGAACAACAACAGAGTGCCGCTGAGCAACTCATGCATAATGCATTAAGCCACCCGAAAATTGCACAAGCCAACACGATTGCTTTGTTTCTTTCTTTTGATGGGGAAATTGACACCAAACCGCTCATTCATGCGCTATGGGCCCAAGGCAAACAAGTCTATCTCCCTGTTTTACACCCTTTTAGTCGCCACCATTTATTATTTCTTCACTATCGCCCAGACAGCCAACTCGTTAAAAACCGATTTAATATTGATGAGCCACCACTGGATGTCAGAAATGTGCTACCCCTTGAGAAATTAGATATCATGCTTATTCCATTAGTGGCATTTGATACTCAAGGGCAACGGTTAGGGATGGGAGGTGGGTTCTACGATAGGACTCTTGCAAATTGGCAACAAACTGGGTTTTATCCCATTGGCCTTGCCCATAATTGCCAGCAAGTAGAAAAACTCCCTGTCGCGCACTGGGATATTCCGTTACCCGAAATTATTACGCCGCAAAAAATATGGCGCTGGTCATAA
- the ubiH gene encoding 2-octaprenyl-6-methoxyphenyl hydroxylase, with protein MNVIIVGGGMAGATLALAISSLSQGKLSVSLIEAVVPDGKHPGFDARAIALAHGTCQSLAKIGVWPALADCVTPINRVHVSDRGHAGFVNIAADDYHIDALGNVIELHEAGARLFSLLRKAPGVTLYCPAKVENVHREQDIVTVTLDNGDEVTGELLIAADGSHSAIGKACHMQWQQDDYGQVAIIANVKTAIDPKGQAFERFTEFGPLALLPMSQGRSSLVWCHHQEQADDINAWDDETFISKLQQAFGWRLGEIIMAGKRHCYPLVLRKALNPVSHRVVLVGNAAQTLHPIAGQGFNLGIRDVMQLAHIVVDANAKGQDIGRYSLLSQYQQARALDRDKTVSITDGLVRLFANRCLPLIVGRNLGLMAMEMLPPARDILARQTLGWVAHQ; from the coding sequence ATGAATGTGATCATCGTGGGGGGCGGTATGGCGGGTGCAACATTAGCACTGGCAATATCATCCCTTAGCCAAGGAAAATTATCGGTTTCACTAATCGAGGCTGTTGTGCCAGATGGCAAACATCCCGGGTTTGACGCACGTGCGATTGCGTTAGCCCACGGCACTTGTCAATCATTAGCAAAAATAGGCGTTTGGCCTGCTTTAGCAGATTGTGTGACCCCCATTAATCGCGTTCATGTGTCTGATAGAGGCCATGCCGGTTTTGTGAATATTGCTGCTGATGATTATCATATCGATGCTCTAGGCAATGTGATTGAACTGCACGAAGCGGGCGCCCGTCTGTTTTCATTGTTACGTAAAGCGCCCGGAGTCACTCTTTATTGCCCTGCAAAAGTAGAAAATGTCCATCGTGAACAAGATATCGTTACGGTCACTTTGGATAATGGTGATGAGGTAACCGGGGAATTACTAATTGCTGCGGATGGCAGCCATTCCGCTATTGGCAAAGCCTGCCATATGCAATGGCAACAGGACGATTATGGGCAAGTGGCCATTATTGCGAATGTGAAAACTGCCATTGACCCAAAAGGCCAAGCCTTTGAGCGCTTTACTGAATTCGGTCCTTTGGCATTATTACCTATGTCACAAGGGCGCAGCTCTTTAGTGTGGTGCCACCATCAAGAACAGGCCGACGATATCAACGCGTGGGATGATGAAACATTTATTAGCAAGTTACAGCAAGCGTTCGGCTGGCGGTTAGGCGAAATTATTATGGCCGGTAAGCGTCATTGTTATCCACTGGTATTACGTAAAGCGCTTAACCCAGTTAGCCATCGAGTCGTGTTAGTGGGGAACGCTGCTCAGACCTTGCACCCCATTGCGGGACAAGGCTTCAATTTAGGCATCCGTGATGTGATGCAACTGGCTCACATTGTGGTAGATGCAAATGCGAAAGGGCAAGACATTGGTCGTTATTCATTATTAAGCCAATACCAACAAGCCAGAGCGTTAGATAGAGACAAAACGGTTTCGATAACCGACGGTTTGGTCCGTTTATTTGCGAATCGCTGCTTACCGCTTATTGTCGGCCGTAACTTAGGTTTAATGGCAATGGAAATGTTGCCACCAGCTCGTGATATTTTGGCTCGCCAAACATTGGGCTGGGTTGCTCACCAATAA
- the gcvH gene encoding glycine cleavage system protein GcvH, producing the protein MSNTPKELMYTREHEWLRDEGNGEYTVGITEHAQETLGDMVFVDLPEVGTAVSAGDDVAVVESVKAASDIYAPLSGEIVAVNSELNDAPELVNEQPYQEGWIFRIKASDTAELADLIDAAGYTSMIEAEE; encoded by the coding sequence ATGAGCAATACACCTAAAGAATTAATGTATACCCGTGAACATGAGTGGCTGCGTGACGAGGGAAATGGTGAGTATACAGTAGGTATCACCGAACATGCGCAAGAGACGTTGGGTGACATGGTGTTTGTAGATTTACCCGAAGTGGGGACTGCGGTAAGTGCAGGCGATGACGTTGCAGTCGTCGAATCAGTTAAAGCGGCATCTGATATTTACGCACCATTGAGTGGCGAAATTGTGGCAGTTAATAGCGAGTTGAATGACGCACCAGAGCTCGTGAATGAACAACCGTATCAAGAAGGTTGGATTTTCCGTATTAAGGCGTCGGATACCGCAGAGCTGGCGGATTTGATTGATGCGGCGGGGTATACGTCTATGATCGAAGCCGAAGAATAG
- the zapA gene encoding cell division protein ZapA yields the protein MSAQPVDIQIFGRSMRVNCPAEQKEALLESAKELEQRLQNLKDRSGVTNTEQLIFIVALNVCHELAQEKTKTRDYAYNMEEKIKMLQHTIEQALHDQVKITERQVLPLE from the coding sequence ATGTCCGCACAACCTGTCGACATCCAGATTTTCGGGCGCTCAATGCGAGTCAATTGCCCAGCAGAACAAAAAGAGGCCCTTCTTGAGTCGGCTAAAGAATTAGAACAACGCTTGCAAAATCTAAAAGATAGAAGCGGTGTGACCAACACGGAACAACTTATTTTTATTGTAGCATTGAACGTCTGTCACGAATTAGCACAAGAAAAGACAAAAACGCGTGATTATGCTTATAATATGGAAGAGAAAATAAAAATGTTGCAGCACACAATCGAACAAGCGTTGCACGATCAGGTGAAAATTACTGAGAGGCAGGTATTGCCCCTAGAGTAA